A single window of Metallosphaera hakonensis JCM 8857 = DSM 7519 DNA harbors:
- a CDS encoding thermopsin, with the protein MNKLLSIFLLLFLVIEIMPLTDQVIQTTPLSSHEHASIHDSALAFSPIRANATLANKFVPEGVNVYGAYQSEPAPMGIADYGLGPNGPFIRTTTQFLGFIYLGSLSASSMNGTQFVNNCASFQMNVVLNYQYNGQTYALWVQDVARFNTNNNQVFFIDNIWNYTSNDASVYGLSGNGNTGTSFYGQTPVQYYYYYATGYPGSFVTLSLPTTILLLVNVSTNNLGQPVIRFWYDDGYGWVSYDTVTVTNVEYASNVYFLIDGYKYTGWGTFYDAELVLAGAYSGMTAYVNNSSVYLNLEYWNGQNFQGVRNAYNFGSDTAETAQDVTANYYYAVFSGTLVSGLFSGSGSLGQLWNQSDVSTLIINTGINSGYLMVYNSTFPYSQYYSQEGIPFDNGGASLTIEPGNYAVLVYNQNRQLIGEANVNAQFGTVSTGVTQFNIFASTTSVKLSPGSSSSLDITVNAYGNVNLNVLAPSGIGYNIQSPINVNGQTTDVLTLYSNGAPPGVYMVIVNATLFPGFYKLLYITVTLGQPSYSVSFSYSVLGQPPSQSPQITLDFPNGTITTVSMNSLTTLNLPQGTTYTIQDIIGGGNGVRWATNSPTQGTVNGQATINLVYREQYLVTFNSTVQGGQGYQEPEVTYYYFGQKSSTVTPNTVWVDYDSHYQYENMLQGSSTQERWIAYSYSGTVTSPETVNVYYYNQYYVNVASSLPVYAIINGENITLTSGWYNQSTSVQIENLTYYTSPNERYVMTSISPSLSFTINSPIGVKVQLVKQYYLTVSSPIPVYAFLNDTNISLRSAWYDAGSVINVENLTYYPSPDERYVITGISPSSFTLNSPNTVSISTLTQYFVRVNSTIPVKAIINGSSAYLNSSWMNENTIVLIQNYTYNVNSGERYVIINISPESAVLTRPLTFNIEAQKQFNVTINGVSRWYPSGSTVYLNASIPFYDTGEFKGTYDVLPGSAITVNGPIKETLVESPNYLVIGSMAGAVVAAIVVVLVIVNSRKKGKAN; encoded by the coding sequence ATGAACAAACTACTCTCGATCTTCCTGTTACTTTTCCTAGTAATTGAGATAATGCCTTTAACCGATCAAGTAATCCAGACAACTCCATTATCCAGTCATGAACACGCGAGCATTCATGACTCCGCTTTGGCGTTCTCCCCTATTCGAGCTAACGCAACATTAGCTAATAAATTCGTCCCTGAAGGAGTTAACGTATATGGTGCTTATCAAAGCGAACCGGCCCCTATGGGGATAGCGGATTATGGTTTAGGACCTAACGGTCCTTTCATAAGGACAACTACCCAGTTCCTTGGTTTCATTTATCTCGGAAGCTTGTCAGCGAGTTCCATGAACGGCACTCAATTCGTAAATAATTGTGCAAGTTTTCAGATGAATGTAGTTCTGAACTATCAATATAATGGGCAAACCTATGCCCTGTGGGTTCAGGACGTGGCGAGGTTTAATACCAATAATAATCAAGTTTTCTTTATCGATAACATATGGAATTATACGTCAAATGATGCCAGCGTTTATGGATTAAGTGGAAACGGAAATACAGGTACAAGCTTTTATGGTCAAACGCCTGTCCAATATTATTACTACTATGCAACAGGTTATCCTGGCAGTTTCGTAACGCTATCTTTGCCTACGACTATATTGCTTCTAGTCAACGTCAGTACTAACAATCTAGGACAACCGGTGATTCGCTTCTGGTACGATGATGGATATGGTTGGGTGAGTTACGATACGGTCACAGTGACTAATGTGGAGTATGCCTCTAACGTGTATTTTCTGATAGACGGTTACAAGTACACTGGTTGGGGAACGTTTTATGACGCAGAGCTTGTGTTGGCAGGGGCTTACAGCGGTATGACCGCCTACGTTAACAACTCCAGTGTATACTTGAACTTGGAGTATTGGAATGGACAGAATTTCCAGGGTGTTAGAAACGCCTATAATTTCGGTTCTGACACAGCGGAGACAGCCCAAGACGTTACAGCGAATTATTACTACGCCGTGTTTAGCGGAACCTTGGTAAGCGGTCTGTTTTCGGGATCAGGAAGCCTAGGGCAATTGTGGAACCAAAGCGATGTATCAACTCTTATTATTAACACGGGGATAAACTCTGGTTACCTGATGGTCTATAACTCAACCTTTCCATATTCTCAGTATTATAGCCAAGAAGGAATACCCTTCGATAACGGTGGGGCCTCACTAACTATAGAGCCTGGTAATTATGCCGTCCTGGTATATAATCAGAACCGCCAATTGATCGGGGAAGCCAACGTTAACGCCCAGTTTGGCACCGTGTCCACGGGTGTCACCCAGTTCAATATCTTCGCTTCAACCACTTCCGTAAAGCTATCCCCTGGATCCTCGTCTTCCTTAGATATAACCGTGAACGCCTACGGCAACGTAAATCTGAACGTATTAGCACCCTCAGGTATCGGTTACAATATTCAAAGTCCCATCAACGTAAACGGTCAAACAACGGACGTCTTGACTCTCTATTCAAACGGTGCCCCTCCTGGGGTATACATGGTCATAGTTAATGCCACCTTGTTCCCGGGATTTTATAAATTGCTGTATATAACGGTCACACTAGGCCAACCATCATATTCGGTCTCGTTCTCCTACTCCGTTCTGGGACAGCCACCGTCACAGTCTCCCCAGATCACCCTAGATTTCCCCAACGGTACCATAACTACCGTATCCATGAATTCCCTAACTACCCTTAACTTACCTCAAGGAACCACGTACACCATTCAAGATATCATTGGTGGGGGAAACGGCGTGAGGTGGGCCACCAACAGTCCAACCCAGGGAACCGTGAACGGTCAAGCGACCATAAACTTGGTGTATCGCGAACAATACTTAGTCACGTTTAATTCAACCGTTCAGGGTGGTCAAGGCTACCAAGAACCAGAGGTGACGTATTATTATTTTGGGCAAAAAAGTAGCACTGTCACTCCCAACACTGTATGGGTAGACTACGATTCTCATTACCAATACGAGAACATGTTGCAGGGCTCTAGTACCCAAGAGAGGTGGATAGCCTACTCGTATTCTGGGACTGTTACATCTCCTGAGACCGTGAACGTGTATTATTATAACCAATACTACGTCAACGTAGCGTCAAGCCTACCAGTTTATGCCATCATAAATGGAGAAAATATTACCTTAACTTCAGGATGGTATAACCAGAGCACCTCCGTTCAAATCGAAAATCTCACGTATTATACGTCCCCCAACGAGAGATACGTGATGACGTCCATCTCTCCCTCGCTCTCCTTTACAATAAACTCGCCTATTGGAGTTAAAGTACAGTTAGTTAAGCAATATTATCTCACAGTTAGCTCTCCCATTCCAGTCTACGCATTTCTCAACGATACTAACATATCCTTGAGGAGCGCCTGGTATGACGCCGGCTCTGTTATTAATGTCGAGAACCTAACATATTACCCGTCTCCAGATGAGAGGTACGTAATAACTGGTATCTCCCCCTCCTCGTTCACTCTTAACTCTCCCAACACGGTAAGCATATCCACGTTGACCCAATACTTCGTTAGAGTCAACTCCACTATTCCAGTTAAAGCCATCATAAACGGTAGCTCCGCTTACCTTAACTCCTCATGGATGAACGAGAACACAATAGTACTCATACAAAACTACACTTACAACGTAAATAGCGGTGAAAGGTACGTCATAATCAACATATCCCCTGAATCGGCCGTCTTAACTAGACCTCTGACGTTTAACATTGAGGCTCAAAAACAGTTCAATGTAACCATAAACGGAGTGTCCAGATGGTATCCCTCAGGTTCCACAGTTTACCTAAATGCCTCGATTCCCTTCTACGATACGGGCGAGTTTAAGGGGACTTATGACGTATTGCCAGGTTCAGCTATAACCGTGAACGGTCCCATAAAAGAGACCTTAGTCGAGTCACCCAATTACTTAGTCATAGGAAGTATGGCTGGAGCTGTAGTCGCAGCCATAGTAGTGGTTCTAGTCATAGTTAACTCGAGGAAGAAGGGTAAAGCTAACTAG
- a CDS encoding DUF1059 domain-containing protein, translating into MAKYSFKCEDVGMDCGFVMHNAGSEEELLEMLKTHAKASHGVTSIPADLLNKIKQNIKKSAKYSFSCASVGMNCGFEIVGSSSEQELLEELAIHAKTSHGMTSIPQDTLNKIKQNIKAA; encoded by the coding sequence ATGGCAAAGTATTCGTTTAAATGTGAAGATGTGGGAATGGATTGTGGATTCGTAATGCATAATGCTGGAAGTGAAGAAGAACTACTTGAGATGTTGAAGACTCACGCAAAGGCTAGTCACGGTGTTACTTCAATACCTGCTGATCTACTAAACAAAATAAAGCAGAACATAAAGAAGAGTGCTAAGTATAGCTTCTCTTGTGCTAGCGTAGGGATGAATTGCGGATTTGAGATCGTTGGTTCGTCATCTGAACAGGAACTACTGGAGGAGTTAGCCATTCACGCTAAAACCTCACACGGTATGACGTCCATTCCCCAAGATACCCTTAACAAAATAAAACAGAATATAAAGGCAGCGTAA
- a CDS encoding DUF1059 domain-containing protein, translating into MVLGFGKKKKLEFSCSSLGMSCGFEVKGSSSEQELLDILKVHAKTAHNMTEISNDLLGKIKQNIKKV; encoded by the coding sequence ATGGTTTTGGGATTTGGAAAAAAGAAAAAACTCGAGTTCAGTTGTTCAAGTTTAGGCATGAGTTGCGGATTCGAAGTTAAGGGATCGAGTTCTGAACAGGAACTCTTGGATATTCTAAAAGTTCACGCTAAGACTGCCCATAATATGACAGAAATTTCTAATGATCTTCTTGGCAAAATAAAACAAAATATAAAGAAGGTATGA
- a CDS encoding MFS transporter, translating to MDKKAQETLMILISVSLLINYVETMVVPAVPKIQQDFGTTETLVAWVTSAFTIVGAVVSPVFGKLGDIFGKRRVYLLSMAFYTFAVVMAGFSPNIYFLIIARAIQGLGFAMFPLSLAIITDILPPEMIATAQGIISGTMGIGTALGLVVGAFIDQDLGWQYAFHIAFFISLILFILAIKMVPETGVRKKSVIDYVGFGTLTAGVTLILIYLTQESSWGWFSLQSLSLLIPGALFLGFFGWYEQRVKNPVIELRLLKIRNVMVANVAGLISGIMILALFYGIIYYTQLPHPFGLDLDIISAGLTLAPATLVMFVAGPALGRLINRVGPKPIIASGSLIMMLGFYLLIVNRGTPLAVTLDTVVGMLGLLGLMIPIVNMISVSLPPEDRGVGIGMNTLIRNIGSAVGPVITTSIMSTYQGAFVLPFDGTYMVEILPSSTAFNLIFIVGIAMAVLNLIISATVKNYRFQTKAKKETVVEAK from the coding sequence ATGGACAAGAAAGCTCAAGAGACCCTAATGATCTTGATCTCGGTTTCCCTTCTGATTAACTACGTTGAAACCATGGTGGTACCCGCCGTGCCCAAGATTCAACAGGACTTCGGTACCACTGAGACCCTAGTGGCGTGGGTAACGTCTGCCTTCACCATTGTGGGCGCAGTAGTCTCTCCAGTTTTCGGTAAGCTAGGAGACATTTTCGGGAAGAGAAGGGTGTATCTACTCTCAATGGCCTTTTACACCTTTGCCGTGGTCATGGCAGGCTTCTCCCCCAACATATATTTCCTGATCATCGCTAGGGCAATCCAGGGTCTAGGATTCGCCATGTTTCCCCTCAGTTTGGCCATAATTACAGACATACTTCCGCCAGAAATGATAGCTACTGCCCAGGGTATCATAAGCGGGACCATGGGAATAGGCACGGCACTGGGACTTGTGGTTGGGGCTTTCATTGATCAGGACTTAGGGTGGCAATACGCTTTCCACATTGCCTTCTTCATTTCCTTGATCCTCTTCATATTAGCCATAAAGATGGTGCCGGAGACGGGAGTACGCAAGAAGTCTGTTATAGACTACGTGGGTTTCGGCACGCTGACTGCAGGCGTGACATTAATATTGATATACCTTACTCAGGAGTCCAGTTGGGGATGGTTCTCCCTTCAATCGCTCTCCCTCCTAATTCCAGGGGCCTTGTTTCTGGGATTCTTCGGTTGGTATGAGCAAAGGGTTAAGAACCCAGTCATAGAGTTGAGGCTCCTAAAAATCAGGAACGTCATGGTGGCTAACGTTGCGGGCCTAATATCTGGTATAATGATTTTAGCACTCTTCTACGGAATAATTTACTACACCCAGTTACCTCATCCTTTCGGTCTCGACCTCGATATAATCTCAGCTGGATTGACCCTGGCTCCAGCAACCCTGGTGATGTTTGTGGCTGGACCCGCGTTGGGAAGGTTGATAAATAGGGTAGGACCGAAGCCGATCATTGCCTCAGGTTCCCTAATAATGATGCTGGGGTTTTACCTCCTAATCGTGAACAGGGGGACGCCATTAGCAGTTACGCTAGATACCGTGGTCGGGATGTTGGGACTTCTCGGCCTCATGATACCCATCGTTAATATGATATCGGTCTCCCTACCACCGGAGGATAGGGGAGTCGGGATCGGTATGAACACATTGATCAGGAACATAGGAAGCGCAGTGGGGCCAGTGATCACTACGTCCATTATGTCCACTTATCAGGGGGCATTCGTGTTACCTTTTGACGGCACTTACATGGTAGAGATCCTACCCAGTTCAACGGCTTTTAACCTGATATTCATAGTGGGGATAGCCATGGCGGTGTTGAACCTGATCATCTCCGCTACGGTGAAGAACTACAGGTTCCAGACCAAGGCTAAGAAGGAGACCGTCGTGGAAGCCAAGTGA
- a CDS encoding RAMP superfamily CRISPR-associated protein, producing MKKFKVTLTPVTQYVIGQSVPCEKKVEFNYGLYPTKKFVPISSIKGLLRTAAVYSQGENSCEFVTSRICRGDEDLVRTCSDIQDMFENLSPASQQCRESLKEYRDKFSSPCIVCRVFGNGKVRGKMRILGDNVEIKNLREVGNLRFSYNFLESRHPKYEGLKVEASNAKVEFEVLCSDHECEKLLREAIKVINNGLVRLGRFKSRGFGIVKASLTEVTSR from the coding sequence TTGAAGAAATTCAAGGTAACCCTAACTCCCGTAACCCAATACGTTATAGGGCAATCAGTCCCTTGCGAGAAAAAGGTAGAATTCAATTACGGCCTTTATCCCACGAAGAAGTTCGTCCCCATCTCCTCAATTAAGGGATTACTGAGAACGGCGGCGGTGTACTCTCAGGGTGAGAACTCCTGTGAGTTTGTAACCTCGCGGATATGCAGGGGAGACGAGGATTTAGTTAGGACATGTAGCGATATTCAAGACATGTTTGAAAATCTATCTCCTGCCTCACAGCAGTGTAGGGAGAGCCTCAAAGAATATAGGGATAAGTTCTCATCCCCCTGCATTGTATGTAGGGTCTTTGGTAACGGTAAGGTAAGGGGGAAGATGAGAATACTGGGAGATAATGTGGAGATCAAGAATTTAAGGGAGGTTGGAAACCTCAGGTTCAGTTACAATTTCCTAGAGTCGAGACATCCGAAATATGAGGGATTGAAAGTTGAGGCCTCTAATGCCAAGGTGGAGTTTGAAGTTCTCTGCTCTGACCACGAATGCGAGAAACTCCTTAGGGAGGCCATTAAGGTGATAAACAACGGTTTGGTGAGATTGGGGAGATTCAAGTCAAGGGGTTTCGGTATAGTAAAGGCCAGTCTAACCGAGGTTACTTCCAGGTAA
- a CDS encoding RAMP superfamily CRISPR-associated protein, protein MKVLPVVVETKSVTRIGSTGVYFDYSAADIMTYKIPLQVDNNQLYYIPAIPATSFKGVLRSTYERFLRKRMAPNAPLVNEAEIRKALSSAPSRDNDLMKDLMKDLCKEINLFHDAGLLTEKCEIKEEGNYNEEKLVKYLDLYFEVTGRNASESCYVTSDLDQCVNMSLIEDERKRREKSLWNKITRRENICKVCNLLGTSGVRGYVKFTDLVAVDPFPILLERETHVAINRVTGTSEKSKLFTEEIIPAGVKFLGFILILDDTKLEQITEALNDMKEKARFGEIWIGGRGTSGYGSFELHFNEEVKFSEYSLLQGRSLSLLPREPGAPVADYGILGKIFPSSLLSSLLQGDSQVKYIVVDQEGKTHEAKTTEELDRIISDLKARNLKYEVKAEGVVNL, encoded by the coding sequence ATGAAAGTGCTACCAGTGGTAGTTGAAACCAAGTCTGTTACCAGGATAGGTTCAACGGGAGTATACTTTGATTACTCGGCAGCTGACATCATGACATACAAGATCCCACTTCAAGTGGATAATAACCAACTGTATTACATCCCTGCCATTCCTGCAACGTCATTCAAGGGAGTCCTAAGGTCAACCTATGAGAGGTTCTTGAGGAAGAGGATGGCTCCCAACGCTCCCTTGGTTAACGAAGCGGAGATAAGGAAGGCGTTGAGTTCGGCACCATCACGCGATAACGATCTAATGAAGGACCTAATGAAGGACCTATGTAAGGAAATTAACCTATTTCACGACGCCGGTCTCCTCACGGAGAAGTGCGAGATTAAGGAAGAGGGGAATTACAATGAAGAAAAACTAGTAAAATACCTGGACCTTTACTTCGAGGTCACTGGGAGGAATGCGTCTGAGTCCTGTTACGTTACCTCTGACCTTGATCAATGCGTTAACATGAGCCTCATCGAAGATGAAAGGAAGAGGAGGGAGAAGTCCCTGTGGAACAAGATAACCAGGAGGGAGAACATATGCAAGGTCTGCAACCTTCTGGGGACTTCGGGAGTAAGGGGTTACGTCAAGTTCACCGACCTGGTTGCGGTAGATCCTTTTCCGATCCTCCTTGAGAGGGAAACCCACGTGGCCATAAACAGGGTCACCGGCACCAGCGAGAAAAGCAAGCTTTTCACTGAGGAGATAATCCCCGCAGGGGTAAAGTTCCTGGGTTTCATTTTGATTCTGGATGACACGAAACTGGAACAGATAACAGAGGCCTTAAACGATATGAAGGAAAAGGCCAGATTCGGGGAGATATGGATTGGAGGGAGGGGGACCTCAGGTTACGGATCGTTTGAGCTTCACTTCAACGAAGAGGTTAAGTTCTCCGAATATTCACTTCTCCAAGGTAGGTCCCTAAGTCTCCTACCGCGGGAACCAGGTGCCCCCGTCGCGGATTACGGAATCCTAGGGAAGATATTCCCGTCGTCATTGCTCTCGTCGCTTTTGCAGGGGGACTCCCAGGTTAAGTACATAGTGGTGGACCAGGAGGGAAAGACTCATGAAGCGAAAACCACTGAAGAACTGGATAGGATAATCTCGGATCTCAAGGCGAGGAACCTTAAATATGAGGTGAAGGCAGAGGGAGTGGTGAACCTATGA
- a CDS encoding DUF4143 domain-containing protein, which translates to MVGYGLNESLGSLLENAVYLELKRRYGGDSIFYYRGKNEVDFIIRQNNEIKEAYQVTFTLNDEREIKGLKEVLRRKKVPAYVITFDDEEKEISGIRVLKGWKWMLGSFP; encoded by the coding sequence GTGGTGGGATATGGGCTCAACGAAAGCTTAGGTTCCCTCCTTGAGAATGCGGTCTACCTTGAACTTAAAAGAAGATATGGCGGAGATTCCATATTTTACTATCGAGGTAAGAACGAAGTTGATTTCATAATCCGTCAAAATAACGAGATCAAAGAGGCATATCAAGTTACTTTCACCCTGAACGATGAAAGGGAGATTAAGGGACTTAAGGAGGTTTTGAGAAGGAAGAAGGTTCCTGCCTACGTTATAACTTTCGATGATGAGGAGAAGGAAATTTCAGGGATTAGGGTTCTGAAGGGTTGGAAGTGGATGTTGGGTTCTTTTCCTTAG
- the malA gene encoding alpha-glucosidase MalA — MPMIKIFEKDGIYQIKIGDPFPPVEFPFQGEISSKSLQDFDMRVEEGNGIILVKPLEVRDHVLGLGEKAFELDRKRGRYVMYNVDAGAYNKYSDPLYVNIPFFMVVRKGIATGYFVNSASKLIFDVGRERYDEIRIYVPEKAVELFVFEGPSVERVLEKYSQVTGMPSLPPEWAFGYMISRYSYYPDTHILELLDLLSRDGFPLSAVFLDIDFMDQFKLFTWHPKRFPDPARFLEQVHSRGVKVITIVDHSVRVDQGYEIFKSGLGYYCETRDGDLFVGKLWPGNCVYPDFFREDTRKWWSDLVEKWMRQGIDGIWLDMNEPTDFTELHRLRQHKGDFQVKESPFSYTFPDNVVHRVRNRKVNHTTVRNAYPYYEAMATYEGMKRVRDDVFILSRSGYAGIQRFAGVWTGDNTASWEQLRLQIQLVLGLSISGVPYVGMDIGGFQGREFPEVDNSPEILVRHFQLAMFFPFFRTHKNKDGPDSEPVFLPTKHKERVRRVIETRYRFLPYLYSLAVEAHETGHPIIRPLFYEFQEDENAYRMDDEYLVGRFLLYAPLVGREKTRDVYLPGKWADFWTGEVKEGWIESTDELPIFVREGSVIPLSHDDLLVFNDGRFKSRDMEIESREGEIRLSKPSYLRSVIYHDNDQWNTIEVNSTVSSLKIKKEG, encoded by the coding sequence ATACCCATGATAAAGATATTTGAAAAGGACGGAATTTACCAGATTAAGATAGGAGATCCCTTTCCTCCGGTGGAGTTTCCCTTTCAGGGAGAGATCAGCTCCAAGTCCCTTCAGGACTTTGACATGAGAGTTGAGGAAGGCAATGGCATCATTCTGGTGAAGCCCCTGGAGGTGAGGGATCACGTTCTAGGTCTCGGAGAGAAGGCGTTTGAACTCGATAGAAAACGAGGGAGATACGTCATGTATAACGTGGACGCGGGGGCATATAACAAGTATTCGGACCCACTATACGTGAATATTCCTTTCTTCATGGTGGTCAGGAAAGGGATCGCCACAGGGTACTTCGTGAACTCAGCCTCTAAGCTTATCTTCGACGTGGGGAGGGAACGTTACGATGAGATAAGAATTTACGTCCCCGAGAAGGCCGTGGAACTCTTCGTCTTTGAGGGGCCTTCCGTGGAGAGAGTCCTGGAGAAGTACTCCCAGGTCACCGGTATGCCCTCCTTACCTCCGGAGTGGGCCTTTGGTTACATGATCTCAAGGTACTCCTACTATCCCGATACCCACATCCTGGAGCTCCTGGATCTCCTCTCAAGGGACGGCTTTCCACTCTCTGCCGTATTCCTGGACATTGACTTCATGGACCAATTTAAGCTCTTCACCTGGCATCCCAAGAGGTTCCCGGACCCCGCCCGATTCCTGGAACAGGTTCACTCCAGGGGAGTCAAGGTGATAACCATAGTGGATCACAGCGTGAGGGTCGATCAGGGATATGAAATCTTCAAGTCAGGGCTAGGTTATTACTGCGAAACCAGGGATGGAGATCTCTTCGTTGGGAAGTTATGGCCTGGAAACTGCGTTTACCCCGACTTCTTCAGGGAGGACACGAGGAAGTGGTGGTCCGATCTGGTGGAGAAATGGATGAGACAGGGAATTGACGGAATATGGCTGGACATGAACGAGCCCACAGATTTCACGGAACTTCACAGGCTCAGGCAACACAAGGGCGACTTCCAGGTGAAGGAAAGTCCCTTCTCCTACACCTTCCCCGATAACGTTGTACATAGGGTGAGAAATAGGAAGGTGAACCATACAACTGTGAGGAACGCATATCCCTATTACGAGGCCATGGCCACATATGAAGGAATGAAGAGGGTTAGAGACGACGTCTTCATCTTGAGCAGATCAGGTTACGCAGGGATACAAAGGTTTGCCGGAGTGTGGACCGGGGACAACACGGCCTCTTGGGAACAGTTGAGGCTACAAATTCAACTGGTCCTGGGTCTCTCGATCTCAGGAGTTCCCTACGTTGGGATGGACATTGGAGGGTTTCAGGGAAGGGAATTTCCAGAGGTAGACAACTCCCCTGAGATATTGGTCAGGCACTTCCAATTGGCCATGTTCTTCCCCTTCTTCAGGACCCACAAGAACAAGGACGGACCTGACAGCGAACCGGTTTTCCTCCCCACAAAACATAAGGAGAGGGTGAGGAGGGTAATTGAGACGAGGTACAGGTTCCTCCCTTACCTCTATTCCCTCGCAGTAGAGGCCCATGAAACCGGGCACCCCATCATAAGGCCACTGTTCTACGAGTTTCAGGAGGATGAGAACGCTTATAGGATGGACGACGAATACCTGGTGGGGAGATTCCTCCTTTACGCTCCCCTAGTTGGTAGGGAGAAGACCAGGGACGTGTATCTTCCTGGTAAATGGGCCGACTTCTGGACTGGGGAGGTGAAGGAGGGTTGGATTGAATCCACCGACGAGTTACCCATATTCGTGAGGGAAGGTTCGGTGATTCCACTGTCCCACGATGACCTTCTGGTGTTCAATGACGGTAGGTTCAAGTCAAGGGACATGGAGATTGAGTCCAGAGAGGGTGAAATTAGACTTTCCAAGCCTAGTTACCTAAGGTCTGTAATATATCACGATAATGATCAGTGGAACACGATTGAAGTTAACTCGACCGTCTCCTCGTTGAAGATAAAGAAGGAGGGATAA